In Synechococcus sp. KORDI-100, a single window of DNA contains:
- a CDS encoding DnaJ C-terminal domain-containing protein, producing MAGSGYKDYFQVLGVERSADAGAIKRAFRKLARQYHPDVNPGDKAAEAKFKEVSEAYEVLSDPEKRRKYEQFGQYWNQAGGMGGGGVPGMDVDFGRYGNFDDFINDLLGRFGGPGGGSGFQGGGFPRGGQASRAPVNLDAEATVSVSFSEAFRGTERTLSVNDERVQVRIPAGVRNGSKLRLKEKGNLQPGTGRRGDLYLNLNVQSHPVWRLDGDQLRADLPVSIDELALGGTVSVMTPDGEAQVNVPAGTAPGRSLRLKGKGWPSRTGRGDLLLTLTLAFPKSWSAAEQQLLEQLRQSRSEDPRQAWMRSAAL from the coding sequence ATGGCCGGCAGCGGATACAAGGACTATTTCCAGGTTCTCGGCGTTGAACGCAGCGCTGATGCCGGGGCGATCAAACGAGCATTTCGCAAGCTGGCGAGGCAGTACCACCCGGATGTCAATCCCGGCGACAAGGCAGCCGAGGCGAAGTTCAAGGAGGTCAGCGAGGCATACGAGGTGCTTTCCGATCCTGAGAAGCGCCGTAAGTACGAGCAGTTCGGCCAGTACTGGAACCAGGCAGGCGGCATGGGCGGGGGAGGTGTTCCTGGCATGGATGTTGACTTCGGTCGCTACGGCAATTTCGACGACTTCATCAATGACCTGTTGGGGCGCTTCGGCGGTCCTGGTGGGGGATCGGGTTTTCAAGGTGGTGGTTTCCCGCGGGGTGGGCAGGCCTCGCGGGCGCCGGTGAATCTCGATGCTGAAGCGACGGTGAGCGTCAGTTTTTCCGAAGCCTTCCGGGGCACGGAACGCACCTTGTCCGTCAATGACGAGCGGGTCCAGGTCAGGATTCCGGCGGGTGTGCGCAACGGTTCAAAGCTGCGTCTCAAGGAAAAGGGGAACCTGCAGCCAGGGACAGGCCGCCGCGGCGATCTGTACCTCAATCTCAACGTCCAGTCCCATCCTGTCTGGCGACTCGATGGCGATCAGTTGCGTGCCGACTTACCGGTAAGCATCGATGAACTGGCGCTGGGTGGAACCGTCAGCGTGATGACGCCAGACGGTGAGGCCCAGGTGAATGTTCCCGCCGGAACAGCACCAGGCCGCAGCCTTCGTTTGAAAGGAAAGGGCTGGCCAAGCCGTACCGGCCGTGGTGATCTGCTTCTCACGCTCACCCTTGCCTTCCCCAAAAGCTGGTCGGCTGCGGAACAGCAGCTGCTGGAACAGTTGCGTCAGAGCCGTTCTGAGGACCCCCGTCAGGCCTGGATGCGGTCCGCCGCTCTTTGA